The following nucleotide sequence is from Gemmatimonadota bacterium.
CGAGATCCGCTGGGGGATCGCCGACTTCCGCAGACGCTTCGGCCGCCCTCCGGAAGGGATGTGGATGCCGGAGACCGCCATGGATGCGGCCACGCTCGACGCGCTCGCAGGCGAGGGGATCCGTTTCACCATCGTCGCTCCACACCAGATCGATCCCCTGCCGCCCGACGGGGGCGCCGCGCGCATCCGCACGCTCGGCGGGCACGAGATCGCCGTCTTCGCCTACGATGGGGACCTGGCGCGTGGGGTCGCGTTCGGCGAGCTGTTGCATGATGCGCGGCAGTGGGCAGAGCGCTGGGCCGCGCCCGGCGATCCACTGAAGCTGGTTTCGCTCGCGGTCGACGGTGAGACGTTCGGCCACCACCATCGGTTCGCCGACATGGCACTCGCCGCAGTGCTGCGCACGATGGAGCAGCGGCCGGACGTGCAGGTGGAGAACTTCGCCTCGTGGCTGGCTCGCAATCCCGCAGTGCACGAGGCACGCCTGGTCGCCCCGTCCGCCTGGAGCTGCGCCCACGGCGTGGAGCGCTGGCGCAGCGAGTGCGGCTGCAAGCTCGACCCGTCGGCGTCGACGCGGCAGACGTGGCGCGCTCCGCTACGGGCCGCGGTCGATTGGCTGGCGGAGGAGCTGCATGGCATCTTCGCGCGTGAAGGGGCCGGCTGCTTCCACGACCCCTGGCGGGCCCGCGACGCCTACGGCGGCCTCCCGGCACACCTGGACGCCCGCGAGCGCCTCGCTGCGCTCGCGGACCTGGTCATCGCTCCGCTCCCCGACCCCGTGCGCGCGCTGGAGCTGCTCGAGATGGAGCGTAACGCGCTGCGCATCTTCACCTCGTGCGCGTGGTTCTTCGATGACCTGGCCCGCATCGAGCCGATCCAGATCCTCCGGTACGCCGCTCGGGGCATCGAGCTGGCCGGTACGGAGCGGGCGCGCCTGGACGAAGGCTTCCGGACCCGACTCGCCGTGGCCCGAAGCAACGATGCCACCGAAGGGACCGGTGCCGACATCTATGCGCGGCACGCCCGGACTCCCGTGCCGGCGGAGGTGCGCGCGGCGGCCGGCGGAGCCCTGCTCCACCGGCTGAACGCGGCGTCGGGGACGCGGGTGGGCGCCTACGACGTCCATGTGCTCGCGGAGGAGCCGCTGCGCACGCGCGTGGAGCATGTCCCCACGGGCCGGACGTGGAGCTTCGAGGTACGGACCGGCGCGGAGCTGGAGCCGTCCCCGGTGGTCCGCGTGCGCGATGGGGACGGGGCCGAGACCCGTCTGGAGCTCGCGGACCTGCCGGAGGCGGCGCGCATCCCCGTGACGCGCGCCCTCGAGGCCGGTCTGCTCGACCGGGTCCTGGGGGAGCCGGATCGGCATGCCCTGCTGACGGGCGTCCCCCGCGACCGCGTGGTCCGCCGGGCCTGCCTGCACCGCGTGGACGCCCTGGTCGCGCATCCCGACCCGAGCCCCGACCGGGTCATAGCGGCACTGGACGCGGCCCGGCTCGTGCGCTTCTATCGGCTGGACGTGCCGTTCGAGGCGCAGACGGCCCTCTGGCGCTGGCTGGACCGGCTCGGCCACCCCGCCGCGCTGACGGGACTGGCCCACCTGTACGGCATCGCGGCGGGAGGCCCATGAGCACCCCCGACTTCGTCTTCGTCCTGCACCTGCACCAGCCGGTCGGGAACTTCGATCACGTGATCGCGGAGCACGCCACCGAGGTCTACATCCCGTTGCTGGATGCGCTCGCCGACGGCGGCGTGCTGCCGCTGGGCATCCACGTATCGGGGCCGCTGCTCGACTGGCTGGCCGCGCACCAACCCCGCTTCCTCGACCGCCTGGGTCGTCTGGTGGCGGACGGTCGGGTGGAGCTGCTGGCGGCCGGGTTCTACGAGCCCGTCCTCGCCGCGCTCGACCGGACCGAGCGGGCCGAGCAGGTGCGCTGGATGCGCGACGCGCTCCGGACGCGCTTCGGTGCCGAGGCCACGGGTCTCTGGCTCACCGAGCGCGTGTGGGAGTCGGGCATGATCCCGGAGCTGGCACAGAGCGGCATCGAGTACGTGCTGGTCGACGACTGGCATTTCCGCGTGAGCGGCGTCGAGCCCGAGCGCGTGCAGGGGCCCTACCATCTGGAGGGCGACGGCCACCGCCTGCGCGTCCTGCCGATCCACGAGACGTTGCGGTACCTCATCCCCTTCCGTCCCGCGCACGAGATCGTGGAGCACTTCCGCCTGCTCGGCCAGGCGGAGCAGCCCGGTCTGGCGGTCTTCGGGGACGACGGCGAGAAGTTCGGCGGCTGGCCCGGCACGCGTGCCTGGGTCTGGGAGAGCGGATGGATCGACGCCTTCGTGCGCGGCCTGGCCGAGGCGCAGCAGCGGGGCCTGGTGCGGCTGTGCACTCCATCCGAGGCGCTCCAGCGGCACGCCGGACAAGGGCTGGCCTACCTTGCGTCGTCGTCCTATCGGGAGATGGAGGAGTGGGCCCTCCCGGTCGGGCCGGCCCGGGCGTTCCGCGCGCTGCTCGATCGCACGCACGAGCACGACAATCCTCGACTGCGGGGCTCGCACTGGCGCAACTTCCTGGTGCGCTACTCCGAAGCGAACCGGCTGCACAAGAAGACGCGCGCCCTGAGCGCGCTCTGCCGGGCCCGCCATGATCCGCCCGCGGTGCGTCACGCCATCGGCCGCGCGCAGGGGAACGATCCGTACTGGCACGGCCTCTTCGGCGGCGTCTACATGAAGCACCTGCGCGATGCCGCGTGGCGGAGCCTGGCCGAAGCGGAAGGGACGCTCCGCGCCGGGCAGCCGCTCCAGACCGAGGTACGCGACGTCGACGGGGACGGCGAGCCGGAGCTCTGGATCCACTCCGCGCGCTTCTCCGCGCTGCTCAGCCCGGCCCGTGGGGGACGGATCGAGGAGTGGACCGTCTTCGAGACCGGGATCAACTTCGCGGACGTGCTGACACGCCGGGAGGAGGCGTATCACGCATACGCGCTGCAGCGAGGGCGCGAGCGCGGCGGACGGCCCGAGGGGTCGGATCCGCACTCGACGGAGGGCACCGCGTCCATCCATGACCTCGAGCACGGGTTCGTGCTCTACGATGCGCCGGCCGTGGACGAGGAAGATCGCTCCCTGCTCGTCCCTCGCGTGCTCCCCTCCGAGCTGGATGCGGCGGCGTATGCCTCGGGTCGCTACGACGCCGTGTGGGCGTGGCCGCGGCGACCCGTGCGGTGGTCGCTGGAGCGCGCCCGCGGCGCGGCCCTCGTGACACTCGAGGCGGGCGACCCGCACGACGTGCGGGCGATCCTGCACTTCGGACCGGACGGCAGCCTGGCCGCGGAGTATGCCTGGGCACCGGACGCGTTCCCCGCGAACGCCTGGTTCGCCGTCGAGGTCTCACACTCCGCCGACCTCGACATCGACGACGAGGACGCGCGCTCGACCTGGTGCCATCCGATCGTGACGGTTCCGCGCTCGGAGCAGGGATTCGAGTGGATCACGCAGGGCACGTCGTCCACCCTGCGCTGGCCCACCGAACGAGGCCGCGCCCGCCTGACGCTCCGGCCCCGACGCGGCAACGCGCAAGGCATCTAGCAGTTTGCCAGGGGTCTGTCTCCTGGCCCCTGGTGCGCTCGCCCCACATCCCCGGTGGCCCGTGCGCCACCGTTCGCGCTCCGACCTCCACTTGGGGACGTGGCGCGCCTCCCACACCGCACCCGGGGCGGCGAGGCACGGGAGGTGCCCTCTGACAGGCCGGACGACGCACGAGCCCCTCGACACCGGTTCCGCGCATGCCTCAGGTCCTCAAGGCCAAGAAAGCGAAGCGCAGGCGCAAGAGCCGGTCGACCCCGGAGCCGGCGGCGCGCGCGTCGCACTCCAGGGCGGCCAAGGGGAGGCCCGCCGCGAAGCCCGTCCTGCCAGCATCCCCCCCGGCCGCGGCTGATCCCGCGGCCGCGCTGGCGGCGAGCTTCCGGCGGGCCCTTCACGGGCTCTGGTTCGCCTACCAGCCGGTCGTGGACGGCCGCTTCCAGATCGTGGGCTACGAAGCCTTCCTGCGAAGCCACGAGCCCGGGATCGATACCGCCCGCCCCCTGCTCGAGACGGCACGGCGACTCGAGCGCTCCGACGACCTGTTGCTGCAGATGTGGAACCACGCGCCCGAGCCCTTCGGGCCCGGCGGCCTCGATCGCGCCTGGTTGTTCATGAACGTGGAGCCCGCCGAGCTGGTCGTGTTCCGTGACCTGGCCCGCGGCGGCCCTCTCCGGGCGATGGCCGATCGCGTCGTGGTGGAGGTCACCGAGCGCGCCGCCGTCCTCCCGCATTCGGGCATGCAGCACGCTGCCGAGGACCTGCGCTCCATGGGCTTCCGCATCGCGATCGACGACTTCGGAGGCGCCTGGACGGGAATCGCCACCTTCGCCGCCTTGCAGCCGGACCTGGTCAAGCTGGACGGCGCGCTGATCCGCGGGATCGACAAGAGCCGCCACCGGCGGCTGTACGTGCGCAAGATGCTCGAGATGTGTGACGAGCTCGGCGCCCGGGTCGTGGCCGAGGAGGTGGAGACACCGACCGAGTTCGAGACGCTGCGCGACCTCGGATGTCACTACCTCCAGGGCTTCCACGTGGGACGGCCCGAGGCGTTGGGGCGGCCGGGCATGTGACCGGCGCGCAGGCACGCTGGCACGCGCCGGTCGCACAAGCGGTTCCGGTCGGTCCGCGTTCGCTCCGACGCCCGGGCCGCATCGCGGCCCGGCGACCGGTGACCTCCGAGGCTAGCGCCCGGAGCGCTTCTCGGGTCCGATCCGCTCCGAGCGCGCCTCCCACGACTCGCCCCGCTCGATCCAATCCGCCGCCGGCTCACCCTTGAGCCAGTGATCGAACCACTGCAGGATGCGGCGATGGTAGTCCACCTGCTGCGTCTCCTCCCGCAGGCCGTGGTCGGCGCCGGGGTACACCAGCAGCACCACGTTCTTCCCGGCCCGGCGGGCGTAGTTGTAGAACTCGAGTCCCTGCCGGAAATCCACGACGCCGTCGGCGTCGCCGTGCATGAGCAGCATCGGCGTCTCCAGGTCCTGGATGTGCGCCGCCGGCGAGCTCTCCAGATGACCCTGCAGGTCCTCCCAGTACGGCACCGCCATGCGCGCTTGTCCGGTCTCCCAGTGACCGGTCTCGGGCAGTCCGCCGTTCCAGTGTACGGCACCCATGAAGCTGAGGAAGTTCGTGATGGCCGCGCCGGCCACGGACGCCGCGAACCGGTTGGTGCGGGTCGGCAGATACGCCGCCTGGTACCCGCCCCATGAATGGCCGATCAGACCCATCCGGTCGGGATCCACGTGTCCGGTGGCCACCGCGGCGTCCAGCGCGTGCTCGACCGCATCCAGCGCAGACGGCCCCGGTCGTCCGGGTTCGTACACGATGTCGGGCATCAGCACGAAGTAGCCCTGCTGGGACCACACCTGGTAGTTGTAGTAGTTGCGTTGGCTGGGTGTGTAGTAGCGGTGGAGCCCGTCGGAGAGACGCTCGTACTGGTAGAGGATGAGCGGGTAGCGCTTCCCTTCCTCGAAGCCGGCCGGGTAGACCAGGATGGCCTGCAGGTCGTTCCCCGCGTCCGTGGTGTAGTCCAGCAGCTCGGTGCGGCCCCAGGCGTAGTCGTCCTGGAACGCGTTGACCTGCGTGACCTGACGCAGCGGACGCAGGTCGGCGTCTCCCACGAACACGTCGGGCGCATCATCCCAGCGTTCCTTGCGCACGGCGTAGCGGTCGGCCTCCTCGGCCTTGGTCAGCCCACTCACGCGCGCGTCCTCGAAGACCAGCGACTCGACCGTTCCTCCCGGGCGCACGCGGGCATATCCGGACGCACGCGTACGCAGATCGGTCTCGGAGAGCCAGAGCTCCGCGTCGGCCTTCACCACGTAGGGGTCGGAGAACGACAGGTCGGGGTCCATCCGCACCACCCGGTACTGCCGATCGCGCGCGGCACCGTCGGTCAGGCGCTCCAACGCACCCGTATTCAGGTCCGCGCTCCAGACGTCATGCTTGTCGTAGAGCACCACGCGGGACGGCTCCTCCGTCCAGGCGGCCACCCCCCAGGGCGGGCGCGGTCCGGGGTAGTCGTAGTCGAAGAGGGCGCGCGTGAACTGTCCCGGCTCGCCGAGGGTCACCCGCGCAAGTGAAGCCAGGTCGATCGCCACCCACCGATCCTCCTCGTACACCAGCGCGCGTCCGTCCACCGGGCCGGCGTCGATTCCGTACTGCACGCCCTGCGCAACGCGCGTTCGACTTCCGTCGCGCACGTCCACACGGTACCAGTCGGCAGCCCCGTCCCCGAAGCGGCGCTCGAAGCGGTAGGGGGTGTAGTCCGGCACCAGTCCCCAGCGCCCGCCCTCGACGATCTCAACCGGCTCGTCGAGGTCATCGGCGAGCACGACCACGCGGTCGTCACCCAGATGCCAGGCCGTGGCCAGCGTGGCGTTGGCGATGCGCGTCGCGAAGTACTCCTGCGCCCGCAGGATCTGGTCGTCATCCCAGTGCCAGACCTGGACGTTGGCCTCCTCCACCTCGTCGGCGGCGGTGGCCGACGAGTCGGCGGCCGGCTGCCCCACACCGCTATCCACGCCGTCCCCGGGCGGGTCGCGCTCTGCGTCCTCGCGCTCTGCGTCCTCTGCGTCCGGTGGCGCGGCAGACGCTCCCCTGTCCGCCCCCGCCTCGGCGTCCGCGGCCTTCACCTTCCAGGGCCGCACGCCCAGGAAGACGGTTCCCCCGTCGTCGCTCCAGGCGATGCCGCCCGAGTCGGTGATCCGCAGCGTATCGCCGAGCTCCGCCCGACCGACGCCCCGAAGCACCCGCGGCGCACCCGCGGGATCGGCCCACACCAGGAGGTCGTGCGAGTCCTCCGCGCGCGTCTCCAGCGTGGTCGAGCGCAGCACACCGAGGGCACCCGTGTCTTCGTGCCACGTGAGCGCCCGGTACCGGGCATCGTGCGAGTCGAGCGTCCTCAGCGTCCCGGTGTCGGGATCGTAGAGGACGACGCCGTTCGCGTCCCCGCCGGCTGTGCGCAGCGTGGCGGCGAGCGTGCTGCCCTCCGGCTTCCACGCGAACGTCTCCACGTTGCCGATGACCGTGCGCGTGCCACCGGCCGGGTCCAGCACGATCAGGTCGGCACCCACCGTGTCGGCAACGGCGATGGCGTGTGCGGCCAGCCAGCGGCCATCGTCCCGGAACGTGAGGTCGCTCACCTCGAAGAGCACGGTGTCCCTGCCGGTGGTCAGGTCCACCAGACCCAGCCGGTCCCGGATGGGGCCTTCCGCCTTCTCGCGCTCGTCGGGGCTCACACCCTTCCGGTAGGCGAGCCAGCGTCCCCGGGCATCGAAGAGAGGGCGGGTGCCGTGCTGCAGCACCACCGCCGGTCCGCTTCCGTCCGCGCGCGTCAGGCGCAGCTCGTCCGATTCGTCGACCCGGCGGATGGACGCCACCAACCAGGTGCCGGTGGGGTCGAGCGCGAAGGCGCCCAGGTTCTCGAAGCGGCCGTAGTCGGAAGGGGGCACCGTGGGTCGCTGCGCCGTCAGCGGCGCCACGGTGAGAAGCAGCGCGCCCAGGAAGAGCGACATACGCAGGAGCGGCATCAGGGACTCCGGTCGGGAAGGACGGATCAGTCGTTCGTGGGACGCGAGGCGCCCCTCGATCGTTGCAGATCGGAGCATCACGACGCGGGATGGCGTGCGGCCAGCGCGTTGATGTCCGCCACCTCGAGCCTGGGGGAGGGTGCACCGGCCACCGCGGCCTCGATCATCGCACGCCCCACCTTCTCCGTGGTGGTGAGATGGCGCGGCACGAGTCGCTCCAGCAGCGGATACAGCGGGGCCACGAACACGTAGAGCGCCCGGTAGAGCGGCGTGCTGGACGTGGCGCCGCGCCGCGGCTGGATGTAGCCGGGCCGGAACATGTAGGCGGCCCGGAACGGGAGACGGAGCAGGGCGTTCTCCGTCTTCCCCTTCACGCGGGCCCACATGAAGCGTCCCTGCTCCGTCTCGTCCGTCCCCGCTCCGGTCACGTAGCAGAACACGCAGTCGGGGCTGACCTTGGCCACGGCGCCGGCCGCGGACAGGGTCAGGTCGTAGGTGAGGCGTGCGTACTCCGCTTCGGACTTCCCCGCCGCCGAAACCCCCAGCGTGAAGAGGCAGGCGCCGGCGCCCGCGAGATCGCTCGTGATCTGGCCGTAGTCGAAGAAGTCGCCGTGGATGACTTCGCGCAGCTTGGGATGCGTGCGGCCCCCGGGGCGTCGGGTGATGGACACCACCTCGGTGACGCGGGGGTCGTCCAGGCACTCGAGCAGCACACCGGTCCCCACCATGCCGGTGGCGCCGAACAGGAGGACCTTCATGCGGGTGCGCTCCTTCGGACGAGGCCGGTGACGGAGGGCGGTGACGGGACGTCGCGGCGACCGGGGCGTTGCCAGGGCGCCGGAGGACGTCCGGAGTTTCCGGGCGAAGGTAGGGGCGGACCGGCCGTCAAGGCCACACCGACGAGGAGAGCTCGGGCCGGGGGCGCCACAATGGCGCAACCGGCCGTGCACCGTCACGTTCGGCCATGGACTCGCCCGCCGCTGCCCGTCCGTCGTGGAGTCTGCTCGTCTTCCTGGCGCTCGCCGGAACCACGGCCGCGCTTCTGGGCACGGCGGTCCACGAGGTGCTCGGACATGGACTCGTGGCGCTCCTGCTCGGCGGTCGGTTCCACGACGTGTACGTCGGGGTGCTGGACGGACAGGCCGGTGCGGTGGCCTCGGGTCCCCGCAACGCCGTCGTGCTCGCGGCCGGCGCGCTGTCCGAGCTGCTGCTGGGCGCCGCCGCGTGGATCGCCCTGCGGCGGAGGCTGCGCGGCGATCCATCGAGGTCCCACGGAGGGATGCGGCCCTTCCTCTGGCTGCTGGCCCAGCACTCCGTGCTGGCCGGCTGGGTGTACATGACGGCCGGACCGGCGCTCGCGACGGCGAGCGGCGGAACCGGCGGCGACTGGACGCTCCTGTTCCGGACCTGGGGAGTGCCTCCGCTGCCGCTGTTCGTCGTGGGCCTCATCGGGGCGGTCCCGCTGACCGCGTCTTTGATGCGGGACGCGGTGCGGGTGACCGCGGCCGCGGGCATCGGAGCCCGGCCCGCGTCGCGACGCCAGCCCTCCGTCGCGGAGGAACGGCTCGCCGCGTCGGCTCGCGCGGCTCCGGTATCAGACCCCCCGTCCGCCGCGCACGCGGGACTGCGCGCGTTCACGCTGCTCGTCCTGCCCTCCATCGTGCTCCGCAGCCTGTACGCGGTCGCCGTCGCGCCCTGGAGATCCGCGCCGTTGCTCCCGACCCTGGGCGACCTGTTCGACGACCTGCTGCTGGCCGGCCTGGCTGCGCTCTGGCTCCGGTGGCGGCCCGGTGCGTCGCACCGGTCTCCTACCCCGGTCGGCGATCCGCCCGCGCCGGCACGGCTTGCCGGGTGGAACGGCTTCCTGCTCGGTGCGGTCGGGGTCACCCTCCTGGTCTTCGGGCCGACGCAGGAGCTCCGGCGGGGCCTGTCGATCGGGCCCCCGAGCCCCGACCAGTACATCGGTGTGGCGCAGCGCCTCGAGCTGACCGTGGACCTCTCGGACTCCTCAGCGTCCCTGCTGCGGGTCCGGTCCACGCCCCGGCCGGGCGTCGGTGCCCGCTACCGCCGCCGTCTCACGGCCGAGCTGGCGGAGCGAGGCCCGTCCCCGTCCGGAGCGCGCGAGCTCACCGCGTTCATGGCCCGCTGGAACGTGGATGGCGCGCGCGTCGCGGATCTGTCGACACCCCGTGCGGAGGGGGACGCCTGGACCTGGGAGGCCCGGCTGGAGAACGTGCCCGACCCGTTGATCCTGCGGGTATGGCCTCTCACCTGGGTCCAGGAGTCGCGCGTGGAGCGGGTGCGGATCGTGGGTGCGCGCGTCCTGGCCGCGACGGACGGAGGGCGCGTCGGGACGGATGGAGAGGACGTGGTGTGGACGCGGCCGCAGGATGCGAGGCAGGTGGACAGCGTGGTGGTGGCGTGGCGGCGACGGTGACGAACGCGCGCGGCTCCCCTCGCGGGAGCCGACGCGCCGTTCCTTGTCACCCCTGCGCCGCGTGCCACGCCTCCAGCACCTCGGCCTCGCGCTCCCGGGTGAGCCCGAAGGGTCGGGCCGCCACTTGCTCAGGGTCGCGCGAGCGCTCGAACTCCAGCGCGTCACGGGCCGTGACGGTCAGCGGTCGGAAGGTCAGCCCCGCGGCCACCGAGGCGCTCACATCCACGAACATGAGCGGATCTCCCGGGATCCACGAAGGAAAGTCCCGCCACGGCATCAGCCCCTGCGCCTCCAGGAAGGACTCCGGCACCCACGTCAACGTGTGCGGGGTGTCCGTGGCCGCGCCGATCTGCTCGAGCGCGGTCCCGAACTCGAGACGTTCACCCGGCCCGGTTCCGTTGAAGACGCCGGCCGTCTGCGCCTCGGCCAGCCGTACGATCCACTCGGTCAGGTCGCGCTGATCGATCACCTGGTACGCATGCTCCGGACGACCCGGCGCCAGCACCTCGCCTCCGTCGTCCATCCGCCGCGGCCAGTAGCCGAAGCGGTTGGTCTCGTCACCGGGACCCACGATGAGCCCGGGGCGCACCACGGCCGATCGCCCGGGGAACGCGGCCTGCACGATGCCCTCGCTCAGCGCCTTCATGTGTCCGTAGGCCGCCGGGTCGCCGTGCGACCACCCCTCCGGCGCCTGCACCAGCGCGTAGTCGACGCCCACCAAGGGCTGATAGAGCACATCGTCCGCGCGGCTCCAATCGAACCCCTCCAGCGCATAGGCGGAGATGGAGGAGACGTAGATGTAGTGCTGCGTGGAGTTCTTGAGCAGCTCGGTGCTCGTCTCCACCCACCGGTAGTCCTGCCCGTTGTTGTCGATGACCACGTCCCACTCGCGGCCTTCCAGCGCGCTGTGGTCGCCCCCGCGGTCCCCCACGAGGCGCTCCACCTGCTCGGGAAGATCCGCCTCGGAACGGCCCCGGGTGAAGATGGTGACCTGATGGCCGCGGTCGATCGCGTACTGGACCGTATGGGGCCCGATGAAGCCCGTGCCGCCGAAGATCAGGAGGCGCTTGGGCGCGGGAGCGGCCGGGGCCGCGTCCTCCGCCCCACCCGCACAGGCGGCGACGCCGCCGAGTGCGAGGCCCGCACCCATCGCTCCGGTCGTCTTCAGGAAGTCGCGTCGGGTCGGCGTCATGATACGGCGTCTCCTCGGGGCTGCGAAGGGTCTGGCGGCACGGAAGCGCTCCGGGGACGGGGGATCGCTGCCGCCCAGCACCGCATCCCCCGGCGGTCGTGCCGCGGCGGCAATCTAGGGCCGGTGCGGCGGACGCCGACAGGCACCCTCGGCCGCATCGGCCCGGCTGCTGCGCGAGCCCGAGCGGTGACCTGACCTGTCGGATCACCGCGCCGAGCGGTCCGGCGGTATCGAGATCGGCAACGACCTGGTCCGCAGCATCCGCGGGATCGAGCACGGGTGCGGCGGGCCGTTGCGGCGCGGACACGGGCGTCGCGCCGGGCCGGCTGGCGCCCGCCCTGGCGCGGCCGACGCTGGCGCCACACACTCGGAACGCGCCGGCCTCGGCCCTACAACCTGGACGGTCCCCATGCCCCTCTCCGACCTCATCCAGACCGCCAACCGGGTCCTGATCGCCGAAGGGGATCTCGACCGCGTCGCCGACTTCTTCGCCGATGGCTATCGGGCCCACGGGACCGACCGCGACCTCGTGGGTCACGACGCGATCGGCAGCTACCTGCGCATGCTACGCGAGTCCTTCCCCGACCTGACGGTCGACGTGGAGATCCTGGTTAAAGGGGCGGACCGGATCGCGTGGCAACGTCGGCTCCAGGGCACGCACGCACAGGCGTTCATGGGCTTCCCCGCGTCGGGACGGCCCGTGCTCTGGCGGGACATGGTCGTGAGCCGCGTGGACGGGGACCGCATCCAGGAGGAGTGGGTTCTCACCGACCAGGTGGAGCGGATGATGCGGGCGCGGAAGGGGTGATCGGCCCTGAACGCGGGGGCGTCCGGTCGGACGCCACCAGAGCGACGCCCGTCACGACGAGCAGGACCCCCACCCAGCCGCGCCACCCGTAGCGCTCCCCCAGGAACGCCACCGAGAACAGCAGCACGAACGCCAGGCTGGTGCGGTCGACGGCGGCGACCTGCGCCGCCGCTCCCACGCGCAGCGCGGCGAAATACGCCAGCCAGGAGAGGGCGCCGGCCAGACCGGCGAGGACGATGAACGTCCAGGCGCGGCCGTCCGGCGCGGAGGCGCCGCGCAGCAGAGCCAGCTTCCCCGACCCCGCCGCGACCGCGACCAGCACCAGCGTCATCACCACCGAGCGCGCCGCGGTGGCCAGCGTGGGGTCCACGCCGCCCAGCCCGACCTTCGCGAAGATCGCGACGCCCGCGCCGCCCAGCGCAGCGACCAGGCCCAACAGCAGCACCGTGGGGCTCATGGCGTTCGCTCGCGTCGCCGAGGGCCGCGGCGGGCGCCGCTCACCCCACCGGCCGGGCGCGCCGCACCAGGTCCGCGTACTCCTGCTCGCGGATGCGCGCCAACGCTTCCACACGCTCCTGGATGCCTTCGACGAGCCGCTCCAGCAACTGGAGCTGCCCCTCCGTGGGCGGCGCGTCCGCCATGGAGGCGAAGCTCATCAGGCGCGCCAGCTTGGAGTCGATGCCGGTCGGTTGCGCGATCAGATCCTGGCCGGCCCGCGCCCGGTACTGCACCAGGCGCTCCTCCAGAGGATACAGCTTGTCGTTCAGGCGCTGCAGTGCATCCACCAGCTCGCGGCGGCCGCCTGCCGTTTCGACCATCTGCTCGGCCTCGGCGCGCATGTCCCGGATCTCCTTCACCAGGTCCATGGTCTCGGTGAGCTTGTCGCGGGTGGCGATCAGGAACTCGTGCTGCGCGACCAGATCCGCGTCCGTGAAGTCGATGCGCGGGTCCCG
It contains:
- a CDS encoding ester cyclase; this translates as MPLSDLIQTANRVLIAEGDLDRVADFFADGYRAHGTDRDLVGHDAIGSYLRMLRESFPDLTVDVEILVKGADRIAWQRRLQGTHAQAFMGFPASGRPVLWRDMVVSRVDGDRIQEEWVLTDQVERMMRARKG
- a CDS encoding EamA family transporter → MSPTVLLLGLVAALGGAGVAIFAKVGLGGVDPTLATAARSVVMTLVLVAVAAGSGKLALLRGASAPDGRAWTFIVLAGLAGALSWLAYFAALRVGAAAQVAAVDRTSLAFVLLFSVAFLGERYGWRGWVGVLLVVTGVALVASDRTPPRSGPITPSAPASSAPPGR
- a CDS encoding NAD-dependent epimerase/dehydratase family protein, whose translation is MTPTRRDFLKTTGAMGAGLALGGVAACAGGAEDAAPAAPAPKRLLIFGGTGFIGPHTVQYAIDRGHQVTIFTRGRSEADLPEQVERLVGDRGGDHSALEGREWDVVIDNNGQDYRWVETSTELLKNSTQHYIYVSSISAYALEGFDWSRADDVLYQPLVGVDYALVQAPEGWSHGDPAAYGHMKALSEGIVQAAFPGRSAVVRPGLIVGPGDETNRFGYWPRRMDDGGEVLAPGRPEHAYQVIDQRDLTEWIVRLAEAQTAGVFNGTGPGERLEFGTALEQIGAATDTPHTLTWVPESFLEAQGLMPWRDFPSWIPGDPLMFVDVSASVAAGLTFRPLTVTARDALEFERSRDPEQVAARPFGLTREREAEVLEAWHAAQG